Proteins from a single region of Hordeum vulgare subsp. vulgare chromosome 6H, MorexV3_pseudomolecules_assembly, whole genome shotgun sequence:
- the LOC123404622 gene encoding WRKY transcription factor SUSIBA2-like, with translation MHVLAPHSAGPPFAPLLAGRREGKGIATLHGDQLGGMDDVVSQIGEAFRLAGELMGDLPTATQNDPAYLAARCYGIARAYNTAIRMLQHYGAGAVPAQRPLDLLRPRGTEEAAAGAASQVLGEAATTTHLQEPFQTPAVARAPPHAVADVAGTSGGPVRRLASSRSPPPAQPRQGRRRRDSGHRETMLVPAHRVGNTEIPPDDGYTWRKYGQKDILGSRFPRSYYRCTHKNYYGCDAKKKVQRLDDDPFMYEVTYCGSHSCLTSTTPLLNFPTATATATNSPTAATGSSGLARADQFMAPAEQVAVSTSMHLGVGWMPVSFQGVVAGSGAGRGSGADMLTNVSTAARDTDYPALDLADVMFNSGGGTGIGMDGIFSSHHRSDG, from the exons ATGCACGTCCTTGCACCGCACTCAGCCGGTCCTCCGTTTGCACCGCTACTCGCCGGCCGTCGTGAAGGCAAAGGCATCGCGACCCTGCACGGTGACCAGCTGGGAGGGATGGACGACGTGGTGTCGCAGATCGGCGAGGCTTTCCGGCTCGCCGGGGAGCTCATGGGCGACCTCCCGACGGCGACCCAGAACGACCCGGCCTACCTCGCCGCGCGCTGCTACGGCATTGCCCGCGCCTACAACACGGCCATCCGCATGCTGCAGCACTACGGCGCCGGCGCCGTGCCCGCACAGCGGCCGCTGGACCTCCTGCGCCCGCGCGGCACGGAGGAAGCTGCAGCCGGCGCCGCCAGCCAGGTTCTCGGGGAAGCCGCGACGACGACGCATCTGCAGGAGCCATTCCAGACGCCGGCCGTTGCGCGAGCGCCACCGCACGCGGTGGCGGACGTCGCGGGCACGTCCGGCGGCCCGGTGAGGAGGCTGGCGTCgtcgaggtccccgccgccggcgCAGCCACGCCAGGGCAGGAGGAG GAGGGACAGCGGGCACAGGGAGACGATGCTGGTGCCGGCGCACCGTGTGGGCAACACCGAGATTCCACCGGACGACGGCTACACGTGGCGCAAGTACGGCCAGAAGGACATCCTCGGCTCCAGGTTCCCCAG GAGCTACTACCGTTGCACCCACAAGAACTACTACGGGTGCGACGCCAAGAAGAAGGTGCAGCGCCTGGACGACGACCCCTTCATGTACGAGGTCACGTACTGCGGCAGCCACAGCTGCCTCACCTCCACCACCCCTCTGCTCAACTtccccaccgccaccgccaccgctacCAACTCTCCGACCGCCGCGACAGGCTCATCCGGCCTCGCCCGTGCAGACCAATTCATGGCACCGGCCGAGCAGGTGGCCGTGTCGACATCGATGCACCTCGGCGTCGGCTGGATGCCGGTAAGCTTCCAGGGAGTTGTGGCGGGGTCCGGCGCTGGCCGGGGAAGCGGCGCCGACATGCTGACCAACGTGTCCACCGCAGCGAGGGACACAGATTACCCGGCCCTGGACCTCGCCGACGTCATGTTCAACTCCGGCGGTGGTACGGGCATCGGCATGGACGGCATCTTCTCTTCTCATCATCGAAGTGATGGCTAG
- the LOC123404990 gene encoding uncharacterized protein LOC123404990: MASISAAAKATSVAFAHKKELAAAAPQQQRASASSLWSFFPTRLRTSRRFCKKAPEVYRNQPAVLPKPGARLPTRVQKQRARGSGRRCELRSRAPAWRGGQGSSDPHGGAGRGRRSAASRAGRGGASRGGGGGRRGAGGGLLRRGRGGQRGPGDAAPGCRGEGPPRGGGGAAPAPRRPGRRRGGQRGREDTAPGRQAKRRAGCSCLRACLYLAVALLSLAVLLAAAVGAVYLAFKPRQPAYSVVSLAVSGLAGVGNASAPGAISPGFVAIVRADNSANGKVGVHYDGAGSRVAVSYEGVSLADGAWPAFYQAPGNVTVFVARAKGVGIRFSERERGQMAAAERLKSVPFDVDITVPVRLQLGEVRMWALPVTVRCAMAVDRLAASAKVVSRSCDVKVSFLFWRNGHRSKKKWLLADLGEQFLRVAATDSCCFRDVFFSSSICNVGLIEQC, translated from the exons ATGGCCTCCATCTCCGCCGCCGCTAAGGCCACCTCTGTCGCCTTCGCCCACAAG AAGGAGCTCGCCGCGGCGGCGCCGCAGCAGCAGCGCGCGAGCGCCAGTAGTTTGTGGAGTTTTTTTCCAACAAGACT tcgtacgtcgcggcgtttttgcaaaaaagcccctgAGGTTTatcgaaatcaacccgcagtcctcccTAAACCTGGGGCTCGTCTGCCTACGCGCGTGCAGAAACAGAGAGCTCGCGGATCTGGCCGACGATGTGAGCTTCGCAGCAGGGCTCCGGCGTGGCGAGGAGGGCAAGGAAGTTCGGATCCACATGGCGGCGCCGGTCGGGGACGCCGCAGTGCTGCGTCGCGCGCTGGACGAGGCGGCGCTAGTCGTGGCGGCGGGGGAGGTAGGAGAGGGGCTGGAGGCGGTCTGCTGCGCCGTGGCCGCGGAGGCCAACGAGGCCCGGGAGACGCCGCTCCTGGCTGTCGTGGAGAAGGGCCGCCtcgaggtggtggtggagctgctcCGGCACCTCGACGCCCAGGGCGTCGCCGCGGAGGCCAACGAGGCCGGGAAGACACCGCTCCTGGCCGCCAGGCCAAGCGCCGCGCCGGCTGCTCCTGCCTCCGCGCGTGCCTCTACCTCGCCGTCGCGCTCCTCtccctcgccgtcctcctcgccgccgccgtcggggcCGTGTACCTCGCGTTCAAGCCCAGGCAGCCGGCGTACTCGGTTGTGTCCCTCGCCGTGTCGGGCCTCGCCGGCGTCGGCAACGCCTCGGCCCCCGGCGCGATCTCGCCGGGGTTCGTCGCGATCGTCCGCGCCGACAACAGCGCCAACGGCAAGGTCGGCGTGCACTACGACGGCGCCGGGAGCCGCGTCGCCGTGTCGTACGAGGGTGTGAGCCTGGCGGACGGCGCGTGGCCGGCCTTCTACCAGGCGCCTGGGAACGTGACGGTGTTCGTGGCGAGGGCCAAGGGCGTCGGAATACGGTTCTCGGAGCGCGAGCGCGGGCAGATGGCCGCGGCGGAGCGGCTCAAGTCGGTGCCGTTCGACGTGGATATCACGGTTCCCGTGCGGCTGCAGCTCGGCGAGGTGAGGATGTGGGCCCTGCCGGTGACGGTGCGGTGCGCCATGGCGGTGGACAGGCTCGCCGCCAGCGCCAAGGTGGTGTCCAGGTCATGCGATGTGAAGGTGTCGTTCCTGTTCTGGAGGAACGGACACCGAAGCAAGAAAAAATGGTTACTTGCTGATTTAGGAGAGCAGTTCTTGCGGGTAGCAGCAACGGATTCGTGCTGCTTCCGTGATG tttttttctcctcttcaatTTGTAATGTTGGTTTGATCGAGCAATGTTAA